The Bdellovibrio bacteriovorus genome includes the window AAAGCCCCGCTTTTTCTGCAGCTAGTAAATTATGCGTTCGACACAAGATTCGTAAATTCGTTAAATCACTTGTCCCACCGAAGGCCACCGGCTTCACATGATCAATTTGCAACTGGTATTTAGATCCACAGCGTTGCCGGTTCTTTTTATTCACGTATTCGCAGCACGCATTGGCTTTACGGAAAAGTTCTTTTTTAACCGCAACCGAAATCGCTTTTCGCGGACTCACCTTCGTAGCGATGACTCTGTCGGTCACCAGCTCTTTAGTGCCTAGACTATTTCTATTGCCGTTCTCATTGGCGGAAACATCCTCGTTAACGTTTTCCACAAAAATCCCCTCGCTGGATAATTTTTTTGAATTTAAGGTCGCTCTTGGGGCATTTGATTTCAAAATATTTTTATCATTAAATTTTCTCGCCAACGCACCAATGACTTCCGACCATTCCCCATGAGGGCACACATGCGATAAAAGGTCCTTTGCTTTTTGTAATTCTTTAAACTGCTCTGCCGTTAAGGTAATTTCAAGGCGAACAGATTCGTCACTTTGTGGACGTAAAACCTCATAAGATGGTATCGGCAAATCAAATTCTTTAGCCAGAACGGCCTCTGTTTGGAATGTGTTTTTATTTTCCACTTTTTCTAAAATCGTTAAAACTTGCGCACAGGAAATCATCGCCCCTTTTTGGGATTTTTCTTTAAGACATTTCTGCACACGCGTCAGCTGAGATAAATGTAAAGCGCCAGATTCGATTTTTTCTGAAAGTTCCGGCATTTGTTTCAAAAGCCTTGCCGACTGCAAACGACGATAAGCCGCCGCTTCAGAATAACCCAGTTCACGGGTTAAATAGGTGTACATACCATCATAGCCAAGTTCGGCATAGATCCGACGCGCTTCAATTTCTAGGATGTGCACCAAAACCAAGTGCGTGATTTTTCGCTCGGTCTTCACCAACTTTTGCATGCGATGAACAATCTCTGAATTTGAAAAATTCTGTAAGTCCATTTTAATCTTTCCACTTTTTTAGTTAAAGAACTCTCTCGAAAAGGAACTTAACATAGCTTTTTGAAACGCAATTTTAAGGTTTTTCAGAATGAAGAATGCGCTTACAAAGCCCAGGAATATCGCAATTAGAAACGCTTAAACCGCCCAACATTCAACGCAAAAAAGAAAAACAAGAACCGTCGTTGAAAATAATTTATCTATGCCTAAAGCCAAATTTAAAAACACGAAAACCATGGCAAATAAATTCGACATTACAAATTAATTTTGCCGCAACGCGCCCGCGTTTTGAATTTTGAATTTTGAATTT containing:
- a CDS encoding HNH endonuclease — its product is MDLQNFSNSEIVHRMQKLVKTERKITHLVLVHILEIEARRIYAELGYDGMYTYLTRELGYSEAAAYRRLQSARLLKQMPELSEKIESGALHLSQLTRVQKCLKEKSQKGAMISCAQVLTILEKVENKNTFQTEAVLAKEFDLPIPSYEVLRPQSDESVRLEITLTAEQFKELQKAKDLLSHVCPHGEWSEVIGALARKFNDKNILKSNAPRATLNSKKLSSEGIFVENVNEDVSANENGNRNSLGTKELVTDRVIATKVSPRKAISVAVKKELFRKANACCEYVNKKNRQRCGSKYQLQIDHVKPVAFGGTSDLTNLRILCRTHNLLAAEKAGLSDKRARG